The Heliangelus exortis chromosome Z, bHelExo1.hap1, whole genome shotgun sequence genomic sequence GTGCATCCCATTAGGGCCATGGACTTGTGTGTGTTCAGTTTACCCAAATATTTCTAAGCCAATCCTTGCTGACCAGTAGAGACTCTTCCTTCTTCCAGGATTCCTCTCTTACTTCCAGAATCTGGGATTCCCAAAGGCTGGTCATAGCATTTAGATACTgcagcaaagaaggcattcagtaaccctgccttctctgcagcctctgtTACTAGGGCTCACATTTTCCCTATTCTTTCTTTTACAGCTGATGTATTTAAAGAAGCCATTCTTGCTCTGTTTTACATCCTCTGTCAGATTTAATTCTAAGAGGGGTTTGGCCTTCCTTATTGCATTCCAACCTACCCTGACAACAGTCCTGTAACTCTTCCAAGTGACTAGTCCCTTTTTCTACATACTGTTAACTCTTCTTCCACTTgacctttttttcagaagctctTTGCTCATCCATGCAGGTGCCCTTCCTCCTCTACTTGATTTTTTACTTGAAGAACTGCACCTATCTTGAGCTTGGAGGAAGTAATGTTTGCATATTAACCATCTCTCTTGGGCCCCTCTACCTCCCAGAGTCTTAGCCTACGGGATTCCTCCAAGTACATCTTTGAAGAGGACAAATTTAGCCCTCCTGAAGGGTTGCAATCATAGTCATTGCCCTCCTTCTTTTTCATATTCAACCATGCCATAAACATTGCTACTAAGGCTGCCCCTAACCTTCATATCCACAATCAGACCTTTTCTTGCCAACAACAGAAGACCTCTTCTCATTGGCTCTTCCACCACCTGAGTGGTGGCAGTCAATGCACTGCAATAGCCTTCTGGACTAAATCTTTTGATTCATATGATTTTTTGAGACCATAGACTTTATATTACCATATGGTACTGTTATTGGCTCTGATGGAGTTAATTTTCATCATAGCACCTTGCATGGTGCTTTGTTTAGCTGTTTATTATCCGTGTTGATAACACACCAATATTTCTGCTATTTCTTAACAGTTCTTACACAGCACCAAggccttttctgtttctcatggTGTCTTGCTGGGGGTGCTCAAGAAGTTGGGAGGGAACAACTGGGACAGCTGCCCCATCTGACCAAGGAGCCATACAACACTGTGCAGAGAGGGACTGACATTTGGAGTTAGGGTATTTGTCTTTCCAAGCAATCATTGCACCTTCTGTTCCAGTTAGGTTCGAGATTCAGCAGGTAATTACAAATCCAAGATCCTTATACACAACCAGTGGATTACACTGTTATAAACATAAGATGCATGTACTTACAAACATCAACTTATAAACTTCATGACTCACACAGCAAACCTCCCCTAACATCCCATTGGAAGTAGTTGAAGAGCTTAAGCTTAACGAGTCTTTCCCTGGAAACAGTAACAAGACTCCTCCAGGGGTCATTCTCCCCCTTTTAATCCTGGGACCCACCTGGACCAGCAGGGCCAAGAAACAGGCAAACCCCAGCCCCCTATCCATCAACCCCTGTTGTACGCCCATAAGAacactggggaaggagggaattCAAACCTGGTGTTAAGATCCAAACTTTATATAAAACATCTGTCCTCTACAGATAATCCACTCCATCACACCTATGTTGAATACACTTGTGTATTGTGACATCTGAAAATAAACTGTAACAGCTTTCATCTAGAAATGTTTTCACTTCAAGGTGGGCACCTTGCTAATCTGTTTCTTCTAATAGTACACCCTGCACAGCTgtatctgttttcttttagctGTGAGCCTTGCATTGTTACAGTGTTAGTCACATAAATAAGCACATCAGAAGGACGAGACTCAATTTCACAGTCTGTAGAGATTTTGGGATATCAGTCTAAAAAGATTAGGTACAGGCAATAGCTCCCTCAACTACTCAGATACTTTTACTCTTCTTCTGTCTTCATTCTTCAGATCCTGCCCCCCACCCTATATTTCTGTAGGTACCAATCCACCTTCACACCTAACGCTTCCTAATATCAAATgttagcatttcttttttactttcctttttggGGAATTATCTGGGTCTTTAATTTTCACTGAGGTGTACAGGACACAGATTCAGTAAATACCTGTCTATCTGGCCACCTGCAAGAACTACTGGCATGTACTGGACACCCAGAAAGAGAATGATGCCTTTCACAACAGGGCTCTGTACAAACACAGCAGTATGTCTTCGTGTATCGTAATTAAAACATCAGTCCCCATCTATTAGCATGTGTTGCTGGCACATTCTGATCTTCCTCTCCACtactccccttctcctcctcatgTTCACTTCTACTAGATTGTCTTCATACACTCCTGCAAGGATCAAAAGCCTGTGTGCCTCAGGCAGCAAAAAATCAACATTAAAACTACAAATAGTCAAGGCATCAGGAGCAGTATTTCCTGTTAGTCATGCCACAGACTACGTGAGGTAGTATAGATGCAGTCTCACCTCAGGGAAACAGGACTGGCAGCATGGAAGAGTATTGAGATCCTGCTCATAATTCTGCATTCTTGCAGGTATGCAAGGCATTACACATTATAACCAACAAGTATGAATGCAGGCTATTTTTTAACAATATGAAATTCATCCCAAAGAAACTCCATGATTCCATTTGTGAAATGTGTATTATATGACAAATTAAAGATTGGCTCTGTCATGCCTAGAAGAGATTTCAGTCTGTGCTGCAACTAAATATCTTAAACACTTAAGTTACCAGTTAAAGGATTTAATTTTACCAAAGATACTGAATTGCCTTCTTTACATAGTCCACAAAAGACCAACAAATTCAGATGATTTACAATAgcactttaaaaatagtaaataaaaataatgaataataaatgtTAATAAGAATGAATTTTAGTATTTATGAATAGCTGAATGATTAAATTATGTTAGTAAATTAGATACCACATCTGCGCATAGGATTCTGAAGGTTGTTACGGGCTGCCCCAGAAAAGCCAATTAAACTAGCTCTGTACCTCCATTCCACATGATGGGCAAGAGCAGAATCAGAAATAGACTTCTAATCCACAGAGGCTGAAGCTGTAAGCACATTCCCTTGGTCTATTTTAAACAGCTTGCTGAATGTAGTAACTTCAAGTGCTACATTTCTATCACAAAATTTGCCTGAATTCTATTAGGATTAGCAGTTATCAAATACAAATACTGCCTGGAAAGCCTTTGGAGTAATATGAAAAACAGTGTTGCTATTTCACTCTATTTTTAAGCCAATGGAAACCATGTAATTGGCTGCTGACAACTGGGAATCAGCTTGCAAAGGATGAAATAGGTCCTGGCTTCAGGTTGTTTGCTCTTGAGGCTGCCAAAGTGCACCGACACAACAAGATTAATAAACCCACTCCATACTGAGTAGCCAGAGTGTTGCACAACTCTGTCTTGGGTAACACACGGGGATGGATTTCGAGTTAAAAGAATGCTTAATAGAAGCACTACAACAGAGCTCTTTCTTAGAAGAACAAATCTTTCGAGTTTAATTACCCAGACATATTTGAAAGTCAGATTAACTCATTGACTTCGGTGATACCTGTAGGTGTTTTTAACAACTTACTCATGTTATTTAAGGAAGGAAAACCCCTTTACAAATATCTACACACATTTTAACTCTCCAGGTTCAGGCATCTCAGTGGCTCTAAACAATTTGTCTATGCCCCCATGATCCCAATTTATACTTCTTGGTATGAACTAAACTGTGTTTCTGACAGCAATCCCAATGAGTCTGCAGCCTTGGCTCAGGTCATCAAAATAGTTCTTGGTATTACCCCTCACAGTTACTGATACAtgttgtcttttccttttcttcttttgctgaGCAAGCCACCCACAGGAATGTCCCGTTGGAAACCTATTAGCACAAAATTTTTACATCCCAACTACTGTGTACATTTGCCACAACTAAACTCCAGCTGTTACTACGTATCTTTTTGTATCTTACTTACCTGGCATCTGTCTGAAAAATCTTCAGCTTGTTCTCTAACTTGTTCAGCTACGAGTTTAGTTGCTTCTTCAATTGCCTGTTTTCCAGAGCATTTAATAAGCTAGACGACCCAGAACAATCATATTAACTGCTGCTGTGTTGAAAAACAACCACTTGAACCTTGCTTCCCATCATTTTGACTCACTATTCGTGTAATCTTGTTAATGCTTTGGTCTTTAGTAATCCTTCTTCAATAATCTTTTAAATCCTAATTTAAGTATGCAAAACCTTCATCGTGTTCCTTACAGATGTAACAGGCTAAAACCAAGTTACTTCTCTCAAAAAGAAGTTTTGTGGTACAACTTCATGGGAATGAAGGGAGAGCCagctgacagcagctgcagctctgagaaCAGGGGTAAGGCAGGACTGCCTGCGGGACGGGACGCTCAACTTCGTGCTTCCTCTAACTGCAGGTGAGGTGCCGCTTGGGTTTCAGATGGTTCAACGGGAGCAACAGGCTAGAGGGAGCCCCCGTGGAGCTTTTGTATCACAGGATTCGTTGTTACATTATACTGCTGTTCAAGCACCCACGCTTTAGCCTTCCTCCACTCTCTGAAGGAGGGGTGTCAGCAGATACACTGTCAGGGGGAGTTAAAGGGGggcatcccatcccatcccatcccatcccatcccatcccatcccatcccatcccaatcccaatcccatcccatcccatcccgcCTGCCTCGGGTTTGCCGGGCGGACGCAGCCTTCTGCCCAGGCGCCCCTCACGGGTAAGACCCGGGCGGGGTCGTGGGTCTCCGAGGGGGTTACTCACTGCTTGTAGGGGTCGTGGAAGGGCAGGGCCAGCCAGTCCCCGTGCATGGCGTGCATGTAGCACTCCATCTCCTCGGCGCTGTGGTCGGAGGAGATGAAGACGACCTCGaagggggcgggggggtgggTCTCCTCCACCAGCTCCGTGTAGAAGTCGCAGAGGACAGGGGTGAAGTCGCGGCACGGAGAACACCAGCCGGCGGAGAAGTACAAGCCCACGACCTTGTTCTGCAAGGCCTCCTCGGGATCCACGCTGCGACCGTCCTTGCTGACCAGGATCCGTCCGCTGAACACATCCACCATGCTGCCACCGGCCGGCCCCGGCGGGACGCAGCAGTGCGAAGGCTACCACGGGGGGCTGCGAGCCCAGGCTGTCCCTGGCACGGCTCTGCGGCACCTCCGCGCCGGGACCCTCCTCCTGCGACACTCGGCCCAGGGCAATCGCTCGGAGCGAGACCCCGATACCACGGCCGCCCGGCACGCCCAAACCCGTAGACCCCTGGCACCGCCGTCTTTATATCCACCCGCCACCGCCCGGGTCCTCCCACCGCTGACTGACAGCGGCGCTGACCAATGGAGTGTCCCTGCCCCCTGTCCGCGGCGTAGGTGGCGAGGTACAAGGGACACAAGGGACGGGGGGTCGGGGCCCCGGCGGCAGCGGCGGAAGCGGCAGCCCCCGACGGAGGGGTCCATCGGGGCGGCTCCATCGGAGGGGCTCCATCGGGGCCTGCGGGGCAGGGGCGGGTTGTAGAAGGGgcgggttgttttttttctcaatggGGAAAGGCACACACTTTTGCCTTACTACGCTACTGTGCAAAGCAcgagatgttttttttctcttgctcctCTCAGTGCCAAATCGCCTTTTTGAGAAGGCAGATACATTTCAAGAGCTCACTGAAGATATTAAACACTAGTGAGTCTTAGCAGCAATCACTTTCACAACAGTGCCGGACCTCTTCACCTGGTCGTGGATTTCACCTTTCTCTCCCCTGAAGGGAGAGGGCTTGGTCAGCTTTCATAGTGTCGGACATAgggcactgattttttttttctatcataGAACATTATCTGAATATTGCTTATAAAAGGGGCTGTCTATTCTCTGTCCAACCAGAGGAATTCACATTTTATTCTAGTGCATTTACCACGTGTTTGGGttgaataatgtttttttttcctccagctgatAGTgagttataaataaataaaattagtgTTGTATTACAAATATGCAATCTCTCTTCAACCTAATGCAACCTGcaagaagggaaatgaaaaattatttgactGTAAGatgtttaaattacattttaatgaaagGGTGACAATCGGATGATAACCACATCTGGTACATTGTCTCATTTTCATTAAATGCACAATATCCAACTAATTTTAGGTTATCTACTAACATTTTTTGTCTTGAATGAAAGAAACAAGGTATCGTATTTATATGCAGACTATTCTTTACATAGCAGgcctttttatttatattctaGTACATCTGAATACTTTGCATTTACTATTCCCAGTATTTtactgggggggaaaaaaaaaagataattgcTTAGATGTTTGGCAAagaggtttgtttgttttttcaaatgccgtatttctctccattttcaTGGATAATTTACAGGGAGAATAGCGATAACAAGTATAGTGCTTTGTGGCTTCGCATATGTTTAACTTGCTGAAAGCCATTCTGCATGCAAAGCAACTGCCACTTTTTTACCCCAGGTAATTTCTGCGGCTGGTAAAAAGCATAATCTCGTATAGGAGAAGACAATTGTACCACCTCAcataaattgttttaatttgcGTATCGTTCCCTGTTCACTAAGTATAAAAACGATGGAAGACAGGATAAAAGCTTAAAACTTGTGATGAAGACTGACTTGAATGATACTCTGCCCATACAGAAGGCAAGTATGTGCCTAgtttattatgaaaataataaattactgTCTAATGTGCTTCAGACCATGTCTCACAGACTGTGATATTAAAATTCTTTGATCTATTTAAGGGGCAGCTATTAAGCACTAGAAATCAGATTCCTTCCTTGGGAACAATAAGGTAATAAACTTATATCACAACATCACAGATTCACTGAAAAGGCTGCATATCACAAAAGGTCTTGTCTTGCACCTGCCTTTGATTTGGCTACAAAGACAGTTCTCTATGACACTAGCATGGACCAATATGAAATGTTTCGCTTTATGATTTATATCCAGGAGGCTAGAGCCTATTTCAGTaacaaatttttttcccatgactCTTCTCTTTAAAGGTTAACTCTAATGTGCTTTATTCCATTCTATAATTTCCACTTGGACTGATAATAATGGAGCTTTCTATACAGAACCTGTGGTCCTCTCTAAAGGGGTGTAGAATCCcgaaaagaatatttgtctcaaaacagctgccctgacaaaatggacataGTGCTCATTCGATAGCTGTCTGGACTCTattctctcaaggagagaccctctTTGGTAACCACTCTGATAAATGGGGCcctattctcacaagagcagcccctcctctaGGGGCTATCCAgataagctgaacactgtccttgcaaggaGAGCCCTCtttgatggccaccctgacaggcaggacactgtccttattccataagggacaggggcaggcaagctgtaCCCTGCGGAGTCAGtgtgacatcttgtgtgtgccccaggtaaagccactggaaagggcatgtgcagaaataagggttattgcccACCCATCCCATCTTgaggggcccaagtgaacacctggctgtgCAAGATATGACAAAGCCCCTCCACCCACCTTCCACCCCCTCCTGaaaaggtggggtcaggcagcataaaagaggcacactcaaAATGCTGGATGCACACTTGCAATCCAAGGACTACAgcttcctaccaagatcattgCTGGATCCAAGGATGGTGATATCTTTCTTAtctcttctttatctctctctctctctgtgtctctgtttctgaCCTTATCTCAGCACATAAGTGTAACATAATTTCTAACTTTCTTAGAAAGTTGCTTTGTTAAGCTTTATTAGTTGTAACCtgttatttttatgattttctCAAGTTTTGCTAAActgtaatccattgctttgaaagtaccatcatttCTAATTCTGTTAGATGTAATctgacatgctttataatcttatgcacttttaagtaaagttgcGTTTTTGTTCAAACTTCCTGGGTAATAATCTTACTCCTAGAGTTTTGtgcagagaattcccaaacttaatCTTGCagaatgggttgttaaaagaggTTAATTAGAGAAGGATTAGGGACAGCCACATCTAGGCTTCTCTCCGAAGGAGTTTAGAGAGCAAGTGGGTCCAGTCCAAATCTCCCTGGGTTGATTCCCCACTCTGGGGAACTGCCCATGCCCACTCTGGGTGATGTGATACGTTGTTCGGCCCCCACATCTGGGGAGCcgtgctcactttgtgagatgtgacagtgtCACACTCACCTTGTGGGGTGTGACAAGGGGGGTACATAATCTCTGAGATGACACTATCAGAAAGCTTGTAAACTATGTTCATCCAGTGAAAGCCTCCGGGAAACTCCAGGGTAAAGTAATTGAGATAAAAACTTCCCACCACAAAATATTGCAGTTCTGATTTTGCTAGAAAACAAGCCTTTTCTTATTATGCAAAGATGATCTCACTTtccttgtgtgtttttcttcatttagcATTGAAGTTATTACATATATGTGTTTTGATGAGCAAATGAAAATTTCATAAAactatagaatggtttgggctggaaggaatCTTAAAGATCACTGTGCTTTGGCCTCCCTGCCATGGCCTGCACTgtgctttttcctccctgcatGACACCCCTGCTACAATTTAGGCCCAGCCAGTACCAACCAGGACTTCTCTCACTCACCACCAACCCCACtgaagggcagggaggagaaaaagcacCCTAAAGCTCATTAATCAGgtcaaggacagggaggtttaCATTCCCCAGTTATGGTGATGGATAAAGCCCAGGTTCaaattggaaaggaaaaaaaccctaatttaaTCTAATCATGGGAGCCACCATTGTGTcctccctgcttccaaaacaccactacactaacccaagacaaccttccactagaacaggttgctcgAAGTGCCATCCAGCCTTGAACAgttccaggaagggggcatccacaacttccctgagctacttcttccagcatctcaccagcctcacagtcaagaattttctttctaacatctaatttaaatctacccTATTTCAGTTTAAAGTGTCAAATACTTTGtacaagtccaggtagactacATCAGCACATAGATTGTTCTTCTTCTATCCACCAGTACTGTACACCTGTCAGAGAAAGGCACCAAGTTTATCAGCCAAAACTAGCAATATGTGAAGCCATGTTCGTTGTCACAAATcacctccttattttccatgGGCCTTACTATAGCTTCCAGAAGGATCTGCTTCACGATCTTGCTAAGCACAGAGGTAAGACTGCATGGTCTGTAGTTCCCCAGGTTTCCTTtttgcacttttaaaaactgaggcCTATGTTTCTCCTTTGCACTGACTAGTGGAAATTTCACCCAGACTGCCCCAAGTTGTTAAATACAATATATCACATATGACAGTGGATTGGTAATTTTGTCAGCCAGGTCCCTCCTCAGGTACCTCAGGATGTATCTCATCAGGACCATGGGACTTGATGAGAACATCTAAGGAATGTTTGTATTCCTTAGAGGGTCTGGAACCTGATACACCCCTACTGTGAGTGGTTCTTTGTTATCCTAGTCACTGCCTGTGCCTTCTGTAACTTTCTATGTTACTTGAATACTTGTAGGTGAAGCCTGAGGCAAAAAAGTTGTTGAGtgcctcagccttctccatatctGGGGTACCTAGGTCTACCATTTCCTTCCAGAGAGGGCTCACATTTTccctatattaaaaaaaaaaaaagcaaaaaataattcttaagaGCATGCATCAATGAAGTCATGTTTTCAATAATATAGGGCAGCCCACTGAGAAAGAGACACAAACACATTAGCTCCTGTATGATATCATATATTGTAAGGTAGCATTTATGCTCAAAGCAGCATAATTCTATAGGCCTGCTGTGGCACAGCTAATGTCTATATCAATTATACACAGGGTAAACTAGGAGAACATCCTGAAAGCCTGTCCAGGTCTTTAATGAATGTATCCTTCACTCTCTCCTTCATACACCTTTCCTATAGCTGACACTGTTTAGAGTAGTAAAGGATTTGATTCTACAAGCAATTGCAATAAGAAGTTTCTTATAGCTTGCAATATATGTGTGATGCAGGATTTAAATGAAGAAGTATTAAATGCAGGGTTTCAATCTGCTTAAGAATTACAAGCAGGCTGTAGAAAATCCATACCTGTATTAAGCAATTTACATTGGCAAGTCATATGTACATCCAGTGCCATCATAAGGCAAAACCTGGCTAAATTTACTCAAAGGGGAGTCCTACCTGGAGGAGGGATTGTTGGATCCATGTTCAATTTAATTCCTATCTTATCATCTACTTAATTatacaacaattaaaaaataaaagtcacaaACCTAATCAAGGTAAATTCGGCTTGTACAAAACTATGTGGGACACAATCCCTGAAACCTTGGAGAATCCCAGTGTGTGTGAATACCTGATGGTCAGAAAATCAGACAGGAGACATCAAGGAAAGGAGCacacaaaataaaggaaacagaCCAGTGAATTAAGGAgttaaatacataaaatcatTGATACAACTAGGTGAAATAGATAGGTTTTAATTCACTCTCACAATACACATCAGTATGAGTGACAGGAGAGACTTAGTTTTCTCATGAGTTTACTGAGGAGTAAAATTACTTTCCACAGTgcacacagattaaaaaaaaaaaaataaaagtgaaagaaaattgcTCATTCTCAACCCAATATATTAACCTTTGAGTTAAGCCAGTGCACAAAGAAataccaggagaaaaaaaaattcaattttacCACACACTGTCTGCCAACTAAAGTACTTATTGGATATTCATAATATTCCTTAGAGCTACCACATTTTATACACTGCACCATGTACCACACTGTGTATCAGTACTTAAGTCCAATATCACAACTATAGTTCTTACGTAGCGTTTACCAAAGATAAAGAACATATTAACACTAATTAGCAtacactgactgagaaacttactgttaatttcagcaagtgcagctacttagaagagacttagctgaaagtaaaattacaggGCAGGAAATTAATTgtatcctggctcaaaccaggacactctcAAGTCCAGTACTGCATCATTTGTGATGTGAGATCTGACCAGGTGTATCCCTTTCAGGGTAAGTATCATCCAACATTGGATCCTGCATTTCTGTGCCATATGAGAAGCAAGACTGTGGTAACACTTCCTGCAGAATTCAGCTTAGTCCTCTACACTAGCAACCACCATCTAATCCTATTTGTTCCCAGATTTTTTGATGGAAAGAGGCCTGTTAGTCGCAAGACTCTATTTCAAGAAGAGACTCCAGGCTGTAGTTTCAGCTGCTTTATGTGGGTAACTTGATAGGCACGTAAATAAATGGTCTTCACTATATATACACGGCCTTGTCTGGCAAAATTTGAGTAAGACGCTTGAGTCATGGAGGGAAGAACCTACATCTACTCCTACCAACTAATCTTGTTAGCAGTCTCTATTGTGGATAGATTGACtttgaattatttattaatCCAAGGATTTCCAGTGATCATTCACAATATTAGTTTTGAtgaatgaaagaataaaaatgttataaTATTCTAATTTACAGAAGGGGAGATGATTCTACTAAAAACATTGTCATGTGTAATGGCACCATTTCAGcctaataatattttttccagctttatcTTTAAAAGACAAACCTGGAATGACCTATTGTTTCATTCAGATAATTATGTTCATTACAGACATACAATGAGCAAGACTGACTCAGACTGAGATGGTCTGAGTACATAGCCTTGTTTTGTATTGCTCACATTCCAGTTTTCCACTCTATGTCTTTCTTCACTAGCAAATAAAGAAACAGCTCCTGGGGAAAAGAAGCCAAGCTAACCTGGTACAGGTCTGAATTGTTTTCCTGCAAATAAACAAGCTGCCAATGCAGTTATGTTGCAGCTGCTAGCAGGAGGTCCTAATAGGAGTTTTGGAAGACCACACTGACCCCACTGCTGTCATTTGTCTCAAGGGTTTGAAGGTAGTCTCCAGAGGGTTTTTTGTCTAGAACACTGATTTTCATAAATCTTGGATTTTGCTGTTTGCATATGgagaatattattttaaagctgtcaTTCACTATCATGCTTTAACAACTATAAAATCCCTAAGAGGTCCCCTTGCACAGACCCAGAACAGATAACATCCCCTATCCTTTAGTCTCATGATCTCAAATTATAAAATCATTAGAAACAGACAAATAAGTAGGAGCTAAGACACTTAAAACATGGTGTGGTTCATACACTGAGAATGAAACCTCACAAAAAATTGTCACAGGTTGAAAACTccactgcaaaaagaaaaagactgggAAAAGAAGACCTCTTCCTTTAATTGAACATGGGCTACATGTGTATGTATTTCAAAGGTCTGCAATGAAATTTAGTTGGAAGAAATATGTCAAAGACTGAGCTGTTGTCACCTGCTAGTCCCTGCCTAACACACAAGGTTGTTGAGTAGAATAAATCCTTCTGCTATTGTGGTGGATTAACCTTGTCTGGCTGTCAGATGCCCACCCAGTTGTTCTCTCAGCCCCTCTTcaacagaacagaaagagaaaatatgatgAGAAATTCCATCAACTGAGATAAAGATTGGGATGTTGCGTACCACTTGCCATCATGGGCAAGACAAGACCTGATCTGGGGAAAAC encodes the following:
- the NXNL2 gene encoding nucleoredoxin-like protein 2, encoding MVDVFSGRILVSKDGRSVDPEEALQNKVVGLYFSAGWCSPCRDFTPVLCDFYTELVEETHPPAPFEVVFISSDHSAEEMECYMHAMHGDWLALPFHDPYKHELKKKYNITVVPKLVIVKPTGEVITDKGRKQIRDKGLSCFRNWLEGADIFQNFSV